A window from Dioscorea cayenensis subsp. rotundata cultivar TDr96_F1 unplaced genomic scaffold, TDr96_F1_v2_PseudoChromosome.rev07_lg8_w22 25.fasta BLBR01001638.1, whole genome shotgun sequence encodes these proteins:
- the LOC120256772 gene encoding uncharacterized protein At4g14450, chloroplastic-like — translation MEEEKESVSTSSEKKGAKKKLERQRSRLQMQAPSSIQVTHTSISSLSDWNIPIPLLSPLDFPNPLHHHPSNIPPPSSSSSSSFIDIDHQELRQREEKDDGDIKGNKSGTGWRGWQHPAEPFHYEPVPGKAPAFLLPSHCT, via the coding sequence AtggaagaagagaaggagaGTGTTAGTACAAGTAGTGAGAAAAAAGGTGCCAAAAAAAAGCTAGAAAGACAAAGAAGCAGACTCCAGATGCAAGCACCATCTTCAATCCAAGTTACTCACACATCCATCTCCTCCCTCTCTGATTGGAACATCCCCATCCCTCTTCTCTCCCCTCTTGACTTCCCTAACCCTCTCCACCACCACCCTTCAAACattcctcctccttcttcttcttcttcttcttcttttattgatATTGATCATCAAGAGCTGAGgcaaagagaagagaaggatGATGGTGATATCAAAGGGAACAAATCTGGCACCGGGTGGAGAGGTTGGCAACACCCGGCGGAGCCGTTTCACTATGAGCCTGTCCCCGGCAAGGCTCCGGCGTTCCTCCTCCCTTCTCACTGTACTTGA
- the LOC120256771 gene encoding LOW QUALITY PROTEIN: poly [ADP-ribose] polymerase 1 (The sequence of the model RefSeq protein was modified relative to this genomic sequence to represent the inferred CDS: inserted 1 base in 1 codon), with translation MAANPPKPWKAEYAKSGRSSCKSCKSPIDKEQLRLGKMVAATQFDGFMPMWNHAGCILKKKNQIKSLDDVEGLDLLRWEDQQKLRKHVEGTTLDTSSTSKSSMAVNNECGIEVSQTSRASCKHCNEKITKGTVRVSTKPEGQGARALGWHHVKCFIEMSPSTIIEKISGWDKLTPEEKQTVSSLVKDKSPQKGAGVAEDKPLQGATSKGIKRKNTENIKLKSKVPKHDVEQPKIGASSKTHDSNVSDLDTKLEEQTKALWNIKDELKKHVSASELREMLQENGQYSSGSEFDLRDRCADGMLFGPLGSCPICSGPLCYSGGQYRCNGHVSAWSKCSYSTTEPVRLKEKWKIPAESSSQYLKNWFKSQKVKKPVRVLPPLSDKSVRLQTSSMSLPSASGKLEELKVALAGEPQEDWKRKLEDVGVQIHAKIKKDTSCLVVIEEVNDSDFEIRKARKMKIPVVREDYLSDCMKKQGTLPFDLYKVEPASEAQREGTLTVKVKGNSAVHEDSGLQDTGHILEDGKSIYNTTLNMSDLSTGVNSYYILQIIQEDKGSACYVFRKWGRVGNKKIGGTKLEEMSKSDAIQEFKRLFFEKTGNTWESWEAKENFEKQPGRFFPLEIDYGIKEXTKNKNPPEKESSLSPKLMELMKMLFDVETYRAAMLEFEINLSEMPLGRLSKKNIQKGFEALTEIQNLINNSNGHELVVKETLIVDASNRFFTLIPSIHPHVIRDEDGVKAKVKMLEALQDIEIASRIVGFDSEMDESLDEKYNKLHCTVAPLPHDSEDFLIVEKYLLNTHAPTHKDWTLELEEVYALDREGEIDKYASYRDKLENKMLLWHGSRVTNFVGILSQGLRIAPPEAPVTGYMFGKGIYFADLVSKSAQYCYVDKKNPVGLMLLSEVALGKMHELKKATYMDKPPKGKHSTKGLGKNVPLESEFVKWKDEVVVPCGRPVPSSVWASELLYNEYIVYDTSQVKMQFLLKVRFHHKG, from the exons ATGGCGGCGAACCCGCCGAAGCCCTGGAAGGCGGAGTACGCCAAGTCGGGCCGCTCGTCCTGCAAGTCGTGCAAAAGCCCCATCGATAAGGAACAGCTCCGCCTCGGCAAGATGGTAGCTGCCACTCAGTTCGATGGTTTCATGCCT ATGTGGAACCATGCTGGATGCATACTCAAGAAGAAGAATCAGATCAAATC CCTTGATGATGTTGAAGGCCTAGACTTGCTTCGGTGGGAGGATCAACAAAAGTTGAGGAAGCATGTGGAAGGTACAACCTTGGATACATCTTCCACATCAAAGTCATCTATGGCTGTGAATAATGAGTGTGGCATCGAGGTTTCTCAAACATCTCGTGCTTCTTGTAAGCACTGCAATGAGAAGATTACAAAAGGAACG GTACGTGTCTCAACCAAACCCGAGGGACAAGGAGCAAGAGCTCTTGGGTGGCACCATGTCAAATGTTTCATAGAAATGTCCCCATCAaccattattgaaaaaatatcgGGCTGGGACAAGCTTACACCTGAAGAGAAGCAAACTGTATCTTCCCTTGTCAAGGATAAGTCTCCCCAAAAAGGAG CAGGAGTAGCTGAAGACAAACCTTTGCAAGGAGCAACTTCAAAAGGCATTAAGCGCAAGAACACTGAAAACATTAAGCTCAAGTCTAAAGTTCCAAAACATGATGTAGAACAGCCTAAAATTGGTGCATCAAGTAAAACCCATGATTCAAATGTTTCTGACCTTGACACTAAACTGGAGGAGCAAACTAAGGCTTTGTGGAATATAAAAGATGAGCTCAAGAAGCATGTTAGTGCTTCAGAGCTACGAGAAATGCTTCAGGAAAACGGGCAATACTCATCTGGATCAGAATTTGATCTGAGAGACCGCTG TGCTGATGGGATGCTATTTGGACCACTGGGAAGCTGCCCTATATGTTCTGGTCCGTTGTGTTATTCTGGTGGACAATATCGTTGCAATGGTCATGTATCAGCATGGAGCAAGTGCTCATATTCTACAACTGAGCCTGTTCGGCTCAAGGAGAAATGGAAAATTCCAGCAGAATCAAGCAGTCAATATCTTAAAAAT TGGTTCAAGTCTCAGAAAGTGAAGAAACCTGTCCGAGTGCTTCCACCATTATCTGATAAATCTGTGCGACTTCAAACGTCCTCGATGTCTCTACCATCTGCTAGTGGAAAATTGGAAGAACTGAAAGTTGCTTTAGCTGGAGAACCCCAG GAGGATTGGAAGCGGAAACTTGAAGACGTTGGTGTGCAAATTCATGCAAAAATTAAGAAAG ATACTAGCTGTTTGGTTGTGATTGAAGAAGTGAATGACTCTGATTTTGAAATTAGAAAAGCCAG GAAAATGAAGATTCCAGTGGTGAGAGAGGATTACTTAAGTGATTGTATGAAAAAGCAGGGAACACTTccatttgatttatataaagtTGAACCAGCAAGTGAGGCACAAAGAGAAGGTACTCTTACTGTGAAAGTGAAAGGAAACAGTGCTGTGCATGAAGACTCTGGTCTGCAAGATACAGGGCACATTCTTGAGGATGGGAAAAGCATATATAATACAACTTTAAATATGTCTGATCTGTCGACTGGAGTTAATAG TTATTACATTCTTCAGATTATCCAGGAGGACAAAGGTTCAGCCTGTTATGTATTCCGTAAATGGGGACGTGTggggaataaaaaaattggtgggACAAAATTGGAAGAGATGTCAAAATCTGATGCAATTCAAGAGTTCAAAcgtttattttttgaaaaaactgGAAATACATGGGAATCATGGGAGGCTAAGGAGAACTTTGAAAAGCAGCCAGGCAGATTTTTCCCTTTGGAAATT GATTATGGGATTAAGG GCACCAAAAACAAGAATCCTCCGGAAAAGGAGAGTTCACTCTCACCTAAACTCATGGAATTAATGAAGATGCTTTTTGATGTTGAAACTTACAG AGCTGCTATGCTAGAATTTGAGATCAATTTATCCGAGATGCCGCTCGGAAGGCTTAGCAAGAAGAATATACAGAAAG GCTTTGAAGCTTTGACAGAGATacaaaatctaataaataatagtaatggCCATGAACTAGTTGTGAAGGAGACCTTGATTGTTGATGCTAGCAATCGCTTTTTCACTCTTATTCCTTCAATTCATCCTCATGTGATAAGAGATGAAGATGGTGTTAAGGCAAAG GTGAAAATGCTAGAGGCTTTACAAGATATCGAAATTGCTTCTAGAATTGTTGGTTTTGATAGTGAAATGGATGAATCTCTTGATGAGAAGTACAATAAGCTCCATTGTACCGTTGCTCCTTTGCCTCATGATAGTGAAGATTTCCTTATAGTGGAGAAATATCTTCTCAATACTCATGCTCCTACTCATAAG GACTGGACCCTTGAACTGGAAGAGGTTTATGCTCTTGATAGAGAAGGAGAAATTGACAAGTATGCTTCATATAGAGATAAACTTGAAAACAAGATGCTTCTATGGCATG GTTCGCGGGTGACAAATTTTGTGGGCATTCTCAGTCAAGGTCTGAGAATAGCTCCACCAGAAGCTCCGGTTACAGGATATatg TTTGGCAAAGGAATTTACTTCGCTGATCTAGTTAGCAAGAGTGCTCAATATTGTTATGTCGACAAGAAAAATCCAGTAGGCCTGATGCTGTTAAGTGAGGTTGCTCTGGGTAAAATGCATGAACTCAAGAAGGCCACG TACATGGATAAGCCACCAAAAGGGAAGCACTCAACCAAAGGACTTGGGAAAAATGTACCTCTAGAATCTGAGTTTGTTAAATGGAAGGATGAAGTTGTTGTGCCTTGTGGGAGACCTGTTCCTTCATCAGTTTGGGCATCAGAACTACTTTATAACGAGTATATTGTCTACGATACTTCTCAG GTCAAGATGCAGTTCTTGTTAAAGGTGAGGTTTCATCACAAGGGGTGA
- the LOC120256773 gene encoding LOB domain-containing protein 29-like yields MTCIGSPCGACKFLRRKCVRGCVFAPYFCHEQGATHFAAIHKVFGASNVSKLLTHLPVQDRCEAAITIAYEAQARLQDPIYGCVAHIFALQQQVINLQAQLAVVKEQAAQRFVNGSSSQQDGQWYYQNSSINAAETMSAYENGLMTSINGFQSSTQDDNKHLCGIHQENNGTPSNLDMEDLQSIAFGCLFH; encoded by the exons ATGACATGCATTGGCTCACCTTGTGGAGCTTGCAAATTCCTCAGGAGAAAATGTGTGAGAGGCTGCGTTTTTGCACCGTATTTTTGCCACGAACAAGGAGCTACACACTTTGCTGCCATCCACAAGGTTTTCGGGGCGAGCAATGTGTCGAAACTCCTCACGCATTTGCCGGTGCAAGACCGTTGTGAGGCCGCCATCACCATTGCGTATGAAGCACAGGCCAGGCTTCAAGACCCAATTTATGGCTGTGTTGCACATATCTTTGCACTACAGCAACAA GTTATCAACCTGCAAGCACAATTAGCTGTTGTGAAGGAACAAGCAGCACAGAGATTTGTCAATGGTTCCAGTTCTCAACAAGATGGGCAATGGTACTATCAGAATTCATCAATCAATGCTGCAGAAACAATGTCAGCATACGAGAACGGCCTTATGACATCCATTAATGGCTTTCAGTCTTCCACTCAAGATGATAACAAACATTTGTGTGGAATTCATCAAGAGAACAATGGGACACCAAGTAATCTGGATATGGAGGACCTTCAATCAATTGCATTTGGATGCCTCTTTCACTAG